The Anabaena sp. WA102 genome contains a region encoding:
- the rsmG gene encoding 16S rRNA (guanine(527)-N(7))-methyltransferase RsmG, which yields MNLESLPIANLPEMAEIWQKTLNWQPTVLQKNQFQQLYQLIIAGNRQLNLTRITEPDEFWEKHLWDSLRGIAPKQVFIPGIEKGKRIIDIGTGAGFPGIPISLIFPNSQVTLLDSTGKKITFIETVLSALTLSNTKTLLSRVEEIGQQIQHRQQYDLAVIRAVSNVSACAEYSLPLVRKGGLAVIYRGTWTQAENESLEAAVEQLGGVIELIEEFSTPLSNSIRHCLYLRKVSSTPISFPRGVGIPNQKPI from the coding sequence ATGAATTTAGAATCCTTACCAATAGCTAATTTGCCAGAAATGGCGGAAATATGGCAAAAAACTCTGAACTGGCAACCAACAGTTTTGCAAAAAAATCAATTTCAACAACTTTATCAATTAATTATTGCTGGAAATCGTCAACTGAATTTAACTCGCATTACTGAACCTGATGAATTTTGGGAAAAACATCTTTGGGATTCTTTACGGGGAATTGCACCTAAACAAGTATTTATTCCTGGGATTGAAAAGGGTAAGCGGATAATTGATATTGGTACGGGTGCGGGTTTTCCTGGTATCCCCATTTCCCTGATTTTTCCTAATTCTCAAGTTACACTTTTAGATTCTACGGGTAAGAAAATTACCTTTATCGAGACAGTTTTATCAGCACTTACTCTAAGTAATACCAAAACTTTACTGAGTAGAGTGGAAGAAATTGGTCAACAAATTCAACACCGACAACAGTATGATCTGGCTGTAATTCGGGCTGTGAGTAATGTTTCTGCTTGTGCGGAATATTCCTTACCTTTGGTGAGAAAAGGCGGTTTGGCGGTAATTTATCGCGGTACTTGGACTCAAGCAGAAAATGAAAGTTTAGAGGCTGCTGTTGAGCAATTAGGTGGAGTCATTGAATTAATTGAGGAATTTTCCACTCCCTTGAGTAATAGTATTCGTCATTGTCTTTATTTGCGAAAAGTATCCAGCACACCAATTAGTTTTCCCCGTGGGGTTGGTATACCTAACCAAAAACCAATTTAA
- a CDS encoding bifunctional riboflavin kinase/FAD synthetase, with product MLNLSQNGCSVRVASSTEELLTPTAVALGKFDGVHLGHQRVIQPVLQSAWGEENSVRPYSTVVTFDPHPQEFFTGLPRDLLTPLDEKVAQLRSLGVEQLVLLPFDRELSALSPEEFVDKILVQQLQCQQISVGQDFCFGKKRMGTAQDLQAIAAKYNIPVTIVPIKTDTDISPATDDARISTSLIRESLEVGDIPKANRLLGRPYTLIGEVVTGQKLGRTIGFPTANIQLPKDKFLPRHGVYAIEAIIHETPDKSPTQHFGVMNIGNRPTVNGIDTCVEVHLLNWSGDLYGKNLLVQLVKFLRPEQKFPSLEALKNQIQLDCTAAQEIFSC from the coding sequence GTGTTAAATTTGTCTCAAAATGGGTGTTCTGTACGGGTTGCTTCTTCGACAGAAGAACTGCTGACACCAACTGCTGTTGCTCTTGGCAAATTTGATGGTGTTCATCTTGGTCATCAAAGAGTGATTCAGCCAGTATTGCAGTCAGCATGGGGTGAGGAGAATTCAGTCCGCCCCTACTCAACAGTTGTTACATTTGATCCCCATCCCCAAGAGTTTTTTACTGGACTTCCCCGTGATTTGTTAACACCACTAGATGAAAAAGTTGCACAATTGCGATCGCTTGGAGTAGAACAATTGGTATTATTACCCTTTGATAGAGAACTATCTGCCCTTTCTCCCGAAGAATTTGTTGATAAAATCCTAGTTCAACAACTGCAATGTCAACAAATTAGCGTGGGACAAGACTTTTGTTTCGGCAAAAAACGGATGGGTACTGCTCAAGACTTGCAAGCGATCGCAGCGAAATACAACATACCCGTAACAATAGTTCCTATAAAAACTGATACAGATATTTCGCCAGCAACAGATGATGCTCGCATCAGCACCTCATTAATCCGAGAAAGTTTGGAAGTAGGTGATATTCCCAAAGCAAATCGGCTTTTGGGAAGACCTTACACTCTCATAGGTGAAGTAGTAACAGGTCAAAAATTAGGGAGAACTATCGGTTTTCCTACCGCCAACATTCAACTACCAAAAGACAAATTTTTACCCCGTCATGGTGTTTACGCTATTGAGGCGATTATCCACGAAACTCCAGACAAATCTCCCACTCAGCATTTTGGAGTTATGAATATTGGCAACCGTCCCACAGTTAATGGTATAGATACCTGTGTAGAAGTACATTTATTAAATTGGTCTGGTGATTTGTATGGAAAAAATTTGCTAGTACAACTAGTCAAATTTTTGCGTCCCGAACAGAAATTTCCTTCCTTAGAAGCGCTGAAAAACCAAATTCAACTTGATTGTACAGCAGCTCAAGAAATTTTTAGCTGTTAA
- a CDS encoding AAA family ATPase — protein sequence MQKIIIENFGPIKYAEIEVKKILVLIGEQASGKSTIAKLIYFFKSLRDDLFSQIYQDTQKDYFDIDSDFISPIQQKFYNFFGPTNNLPSFEIIFYYNCDKNKFLNLSNDKDKKMNISIDNLINEKFETYVSNIKLEFGELRQEYLNLKNSVKRNKTIEQLLNNERKIIYAQQLNTLLNELFESNQSDSLFIIAGRSATVGYSDFFERYLSESIQSSLKQNIATGNYERSSQTIDETLMLKFMEKFVKVKDFLRKFGNFEGLIKYEEDENTKQKLYLIKNKINEILKGEYRIDNWGEKIVFKKEIEEYVQLSNTSSGQQESIRILQDIFINILDDVKVLRIIEEPEAHLFPIAQKQLIELLALMVNHNDDNQLIITTHSPYVLTVFNNLLFANRVVEKNPSTESEVAQIIPQDSWLSAKDFSAYSLGNQSVSEDTNYCEPIFNQEKGTIQQNYLDIVSEILGGDFQALYSIHAKTFKRK from the coding sequence ATGCAAAAAATAATCATCGAAAACTTCGGTCCAATTAAATATGCAGAAATTGAAGTCAAGAAAATATTAGTTTTGATTGGTGAACAAGCTAGTGGTAAAAGCACTATTGCTAAATTAATTTATTTTTTTAAATCACTAAGGGATGATTTATTTAGCCAAATCTATCAGGATACACAGAAAGATTATTTTGATATTGATTCTGATTTTATATCTCCCATTCAACAAAAATTTTATAATTTTTTTGGACCTACAAATAATTTACCTAGTTTTGAAATAATATTTTATTATAATTGCGATAAAAATAAATTTTTGAACCTAAGTAATGATAAAGATAAAAAAATGAACATATCTATAGATAATCTTATAAATGAAAAATTTGAAACTTATGTAAGTAATATTAAGCTTGAATTTGGGGAGCTTAGGCAGGAATATTTAAATCTTAAGAATAGTGTTAAACGTAACAAGACTATTGAACAATTACTTAATAACGAAAGGAAAATAATATATGCTCAACAGCTTAATACACTATTGAATGAATTATTTGAAAGTAACCAATCAGATTCATTATTTATAATTGCAGGAAGAAGTGCAACAGTAGGTTATTCTGATTTCTTTGAAAGATATTTATCGGAAAGTATTCAAAGTAGTTTAAAACAAAATATTGCGACTGGTAACTATGAACGTAGTTCACAAACTATAGATGAAACATTAATGCTAAAATTTATGGAAAAATTTGTAAAGGTAAAGGATTTTTTAAGAAAATTCGGAAATTTTGAAGGACTAATTAAGTATGAAGAAGACGAAAATACAAAACAAAAATTATATCTGATCAAAAATAAGATTAATGAAATACTGAAGGGAGAATATCGTATTGATAATTGGGGAGAGAAAATTGTATTTAAAAAAGAAATAGAAGAATATGTTCAGCTTTCTAATACTTCATCAGGACAGCAAGAATCTATTAGGATATTACAAGATATTTTTATTAACATTCTTGATGATGTAAAGGTATTAAGAATAATAGAAGAACCAGAAGCACATTTATTTCCTATTGCTCAAAAGCAATTGATTGAGTTATTGGCTTTAATGGTGAATCATAATGATGATAACCAACTAATTATAACCACCCATAGTCCCTATGTTCTCACAGTTTTTAATAATTTACTCTTCGCAAATAGAGTAGTTGAAAAAAATCCGTCAACAGAATCAGAAGTAGCACAAATAATTCCCCAAGATTCCTGGTTAAGTGCTAAAGATTTTTCTGCTTATTCTTTGGGAAATCAATCTGTTAGTGAGGATACTAATTATTGCGAACCTATCTTTAATCAAGAAAAAGGTACTATTCAACAAAATTATTTAGATATAGTTTCGGAAATTTTGGGTGGTGATTTTCAAGCCTTGTATAGTATTCACGCTAAAACTTTCAAAAGAAAATGA
- a CDS encoding AAA family ATPase, with protein MREKIDALTQNLAHTIVGKHEAIRLVIVAVLGGGHALLEDVPGVGKTLLAKSLARSVDGKFQRLQCTPDLLPTDITGTNIWNPKTGEFTFLQGPVFANVLLADEINRATPRTQSALLEVMEEHQVTVDGVSRLVPQPFFVIATQNPIEYQGTFPLPEAQMDRFMLSLSLGYPSESEEMQMLQNLQAGLKVADLQPCITLEEVQALRQACSQVKVEASLQQYILELVRTTRQDEEITLGVSPRGTVALQKAAQALAFILGREYALPDDVKFLAPHVLCHRLIPKGGRNAKTIVERLLRSVPIP; from the coding sequence ATGAGAGAAAAAATTGACGCTTTAACACAAAATTTGGCTCATACCATCGTTGGTAAACATGAAGCTATACGCTTAGTGATAGTAGCTGTACTGGGTGGTGGTCATGCTTTATTAGAAGATGTCCCTGGTGTCGGTAAAACCCTTTTAGCCAAATCTCTAGCTCGTTCTGTAGATGGTAAATTTCAACGGTTACAATGTACCCCTGACTTACTCCCTACAGATATCACCGGCACAAATATTTGGAATCCTAAAACTGGGGAATTTACATTTCTACAAGGTCCTGTATTTGCTAACGTCCTCCTAGCGGATGAAATTAACCGCGCTACACCCCGTACCCAGTCAGCTTTACTGGAAGTAATGGAAGAACATCAAGTCACAGTTGATGGTGTTTCCCGTCTAGTTCCTCAGCCATTCTTTGTAATTGCTACCCAAAACCCCATTGAGTACCAAGGGACGTTTCCCCTCCCAGAAGCGCAAATGGACAGATTTATGCTGTCTTTAAGTTTGGGTTATCCTTCGGAATCTGAAGAAATGCAAATGCTGCAAAATCTGCAAGCTGGTTTAAAGGTTGCTGATTTACAGCCTTGTATTACTTTAGAAGAAGTCCAAGCATTACGCCAAGCTTGTTCCCAAGTCAAGGTAGAAGCATCTTTGCAACAATACATTTTAGAATTGGTGCGGACTACTAGACAGGATGAAGAAATCACTCTTGGTGTTAGTCCTCGTGGTACTGTAGCTTTACAAAAAGCCGCTCAAGCTTTGGCTTTTATTTTAGGTAGGGAATATGCTCTTCCTGATGATGTTAAGTTTCTCGCACCGCACGTTCTTTGTCATCGTCTGATTCCTAAAGGGGGACGCAATGCGAAAACTATAGTTGAACGGTTATTACGATCTGTGCCTATTCCTTAA
- a CDS encoding DUF4351 domain-containing protein, whose translation MTKERKRADQDSPWKEILEAYFPQAMQFFFPQTAALINWEIPHEFLDKEFQQIARNAEQGRRYADKLVKVWQHQGGEIWLLIHIEIQAKSEELFPERMFSYNLRIFDRFGKPAISLAILCDADPKWRPNQYNYNYPDTRLNFEFGTVKLLDYQNRWTELEASDNPFATVVMAHLRTQQTRKKPQERKTWKFSLIRRLYEQGLQEKDIRNLYRFIDWVMILPKALEAEFWQDFKQFEQERTMTYITTGERIGYERGIAEGKQEGEQNLVVRLLQKRVGNLPEEIRKKIQTLSLNQLESLGEALLDFTAIEDLFNWLESHQ comes from the coding sequence ATGACCAAAGAACGCAAAAGAGCCGACCAAGACAGTCCCTGGAAAGAAATATTAGAAGCATACTTTCCCCAAGCAATGCAATTTTTCTTCCCGCAAACAGCCGCATTAATTAACTGGGAAATACCCCACGAATTTCTAGATAAAGAATTTCAACAAATAGCTCGCAACGCTGAACAAGGAAGAAGATATGCGGATAAATTAGTCAAAGTGTGGCAACACCAAGGAGGAGAAATTTGGCTGTTGATACATATAGAAATTCAGGCAAAATCTGAAGAACTCTTTCCTGAAAGGATGTTCTCTTACAACCTACGAATTTTTGACCGTTTTGGCAAACCTGCCATTAGTCTTGCTATTTTATGTGATGCAGATCCCAAATGGCGACCAAACCAATACAATTATAATTATCCTGATACCAGGTTAAACTTTGAATTTGGTACAGTCAAATTGCTAGATTACCAAAACCGTTGGACAGAATTAGAAGCCAGTGATAATCCTTTTGCAACGGTGGTAATGGCACATTTAAGAACACAACAAACCCGTAAAAAACCACAAGAACGCAAAACCTGGAAATTTAGCTTAATTCGCCGATTGTATGAACAAGGATTGCAAGAAAAGGATATTCGTAACCTTTACCGTTTTATAGACTGGGTTATGATTTTACCAAAGGCATTAGAAGCAGAGTTTTGGCAAGATTTTAAACAATTTGAACAGGAGCGAACTATGACTTATATTACTACAGGTGAGCGCATTGGCTACGAGAGAGGAATAGCAGAAGGTAAACAGGAAGGTGAGCAAAATCTTGTGGTTCGACTACTACAAAAACGGGTAGGAAATTTACCGGAAGAAATTAGGAAAAAAATTCAAACTCTTTCTTTAAATCAGTTAGAATCCCTCGGTGAAGCATTGCTAGATTTTACAGCTATTGAGGATTTATTCAACTGGTTAGAATCTCATCAGTAA
- a CDS encoding sulfite exporter TauE/SafE family protein — MPQDLTLIHSLLLFSTAFIAGGLNAVAGGGSFITFPTLIFTGVAPITANATNNTALWIAAIASARAYRQDLNIEKRQLLLLAGTSLVGGVIGSVALLYTSPDVFKKMLPYLLLSATLIFTFSESLKSWLQLQSKNDISAPPPLLILLISQLAISIYGGFFGAGVGILMLATLTFLGIKNIHSINAFKTLLGSCINGVAIIPFMFANLIAWHQVIIMAVGGSLGGYLCAHFARRLEPNLVRKFVIVVAFGMTTYFFIHG; from the coding sequence ATGCCGCAAGATTTAACTTTAATCCATAGCTTACTTCTGTTCAGCACCGCGTTCATTGCCGGTGGACTCAATGCTGTCGCGGGTGGTGGTAGTTTCATTACATTTCCTACCCTAATATTTACGGGTGTCGCACCAATTACCGCTAATGCTACAAATAATACTGCTTTGTGGATAGCAGCGATCGCTAGTGCAAGGGCATATCGTCAAGATTTGAATATTGAAAAAAGACAATTATTATTACTAGCCGGCACAAGTTTAGTTGGTGGTGTGATTGGTTCTGTAGCTTTGTTATATACATCACCGGATGTGTTTAAAAAGATGCTGCCCTATTTATTACTATCAGCAACATTAATATTTACATTCAGTGAATCTCTAAAAAGCTGGCTGCAACTTCAGAGTAAAAATGATATTTCTGCACCGCCACCTTTATTGATTCTCCTAATTTCTCAATTAGCAATCTCTATATATGGTGGTTTTTTTGGTGCGGGTGTAGGCATTTTAATGTTGGCAACTTTAACCTTTTTAGGGATTAAAAATATTCACTCTATTAATGCTTTTAAAACTTTATTAGGTAGTTGCATTAATGGTGTGGCTATTATTCCCTTTATGTTCGCTAATTTGATTGCTTGGCATCAAGTTATTATAATGGCGGTTGGTGGTTCTCTGGGTGGTTATTTATGCGCTCATTTTGCCCGCAGACTAGAACCTAATTTGGTGAGGAAATTTGTGATAGTGGTGGCTTTTGGGATGACTACTTACTTTTTTATTCATGGTTAA